The following coding sequences lie in one Yamadazyma tenuis chromosome 3, complete sequence genomic window:
- the MSS51 gene encoding translational activator for mitochondrial COX1 (COG:S; BUSCO:EOG09261OKK; EggNog:ENOG503NTVQ) produces MLAISLVSRARSMTLACPTLQPIRHISFLKRLLVLNDNTDSDSSEKIYPWDESPYEDLRTRAAYIRSTALCPVTEKPVDYVCPISGIPTHHDHQAWANDTEYHSKEKYELLKKVNLYEHDLRSGRVFDEFVFPGAQEHDFMTSLSNWDSFFYTRDFNPMNTEFNMAAATKVLTYPITIASVLHRLTPYFLQPKGPLSLEGLKSVAALKYSLYPPYQKHEGANVYKERPIRIFIVGAKMEAMLPGYVWKQFGYLFPESKFEFHFIGPECYFDRATKSFSATNEPNGRALVERYDEQITLHYHTMYFHELYNFGDLFPFDPYLDVFFMFHPGFQTPDKPHWDKSLKGLLESKCAVYVTGYHQTDTLRERAWLLNHPLAEEMDILMDQTQNVFGSTKIDLVDSNPTETFQANDEIFAFRGKRYHAIKK; encoded by the coding sequence ATGCTTGCAATTTCTCTCGTGTCACGTGCCCGTTCCATGACGTTGGCATGTCCGACTTTGCAGCCCATCAGACACATCTCGTTTCTCAAACGGCTTCTCGTGTTGAATGACAATACCGATTCCGATTCTTCAGAAAAAATATATCCCTGGGACGAGTCTCCGTATGAAGACTTGAGGACCAGGGCCGCCTACATCCGTTCCACCGCTTTATGTCCCGTAACAGAAAAACCTGTCGATTACGTTTGTCCCATATCAGGAATTCCTACTCACCATGATCATCAGGCGTGGGCAAATGATACCGAATACCACAGCAAGGAGAAATatgagttgttgaagaaagtaAACCTTTATGAACACGACTTGAGATCCGGCCGGGtatttgatgagtttgtgtttCCTGGAGCCCAAGAACATGACTTCATGACCAGTTTGAGTAACTGGGATTCGTTTTTCTACACCAGAGACTTCAATCCTATGAACACGGAATTTAACATGGCAGCTGCCACCAAGGTGTTGACATATCCTATCACCATTGCGTCGGTGTTGCACAGATTGACTCCCTATTTCTTACAGCCCAAAGGACCTTTATCGTTGGAAGGGTTGAAGTCAGTTGCAGCGTTGAAGTATTCGCTCTACCCTCCGTACCAAAAACATGAAGGTGCTAACGTCTACAAAGAAAGACCCATCAGAATTTTCATTGTGGGGGCCAAAATGGAGGCGATGTTGCCTGGATACGTGTGGAAACAATTTGGATACTTGTTTCCCGAAAGTAAATTCGAATTCCATTTCATTGGTCCCGAATGCTACTTTGACAGAGCCACCAAGAGTTTTTCTGCCACCAATGAACCCAACGGCAGGGCATTAGTCGAAAGATATGATGAACAGATCACCTTACATTACCATACCATGTACTTCCATGAGTTGTATAATTTCGGTGACTTGTTCCCATTTGACCCATACTTAGATGTGTTTTTCATGTTCCACCCTGGCTTCCAGACTCCAGACAAGCCACACTGGGACAAGTCGTTGAAAGGATTGTTGGAATCCAAGTGTGCTGTGTACGTGACTGGATACCATCAAACCGACACATTAAGAGAACGGGCGTGGTTATTGAACCATCCATTGGCGGAAGAAATGGACATCTTAATGGATCAGACCCAGAATGTGTTTGGGTCTACCAAGATTGATTTGGTTGACTCTAACCCCACCGAAACTTTCCAGGCCAACGATGAGATCTTTGCATTCAGAGGAAAAAGATACCatgccatcaagaagtaA